The Malassezia japonica chromosome 5, complete sequence genome contains a region encoding:
- a CDS encoding uncharacterized protein (BUSCO:EOG0926074Y; COG:U; EggNog:ENOG503NW3Q), with protein MQMLTKFESKSNRVKGIAFHPKLPLLAASLHNGSIQLWNYQTGTIYDRLEEHEGPVRGVSFHPTQPLLVSGGDDYKVKVWNHKTGKVLFTLHGHLDYVRTVYFHHEHPWIISASDDQTIRIWNWQSRTCIAILTGHNHYVMCAQFHPHEDLIVSASMDQTVRVWDFSALKQKSTTAQPMSLDEQIARANSAQMDLFGNMDVIVKYVLEGHDRGVNWATFHPALPLIVSASDDRQVKLWRMSETKAWEVDTCRGHYNNVSAALFHPHSELILSASEDKTIRVWDMGKRTAVQTFRREHDRFWVLTSHPRVNLFAAGHDSGLIVFKLERERPPFALHNNVLYYVRNKQVRTLDFASGKDQAVLSIKRLGNQYVQPRALSFNPAERSVIVTSTSGDSGVFDIAPLPHTPPAELQESGSVGKRGQGASALFVARNRFAVLLKPTHSVEIRDLSNNVVKTVTLPDEVQDIFPGGTSHIVFSTPTSVALFDTQQQTVTAELPSAAVKYVVWSPDGSMAALLSKHTITLTNKTFTTSHVLHETIRIKSAAWDASGVLLYSTLNHIKYALPQGDTGIIKTLEQPVYLTRANGPVVNCLDRQACPRTIQIDPTEYRFKLALLQERYDEVLSIIKTSRLVGQSIIAYLQKKGYPEIALHFVQDKTTRFDLAVECGNLDVALETAEAINVPEIWARLGETALKLGDHRIVERAYQKNKDFDQLSFLYLITGNTEKLSKMATIAERRGNAQSMYHNAIYADDAATQARVLSGAGLDALAFIAAQNAGDAALAAEIAESAGIDSATASAALATSAPDAPGLPPVVTESFQLNWPLVDTQENYFDQILAANADGGVIFEDNAVDAPAHDLDSWLDGDALHDAEEELAEDAAALDIGDADEAWDLDESTVAPAEEELGQHIAPLVDAHALEGFAPGSAESEHWLRNSPVAADLAAAGAFDTALQLLSRQAGIVAFAPLRPLLWRAYACARAVVPGAPGAPPLVLHLRRNNEASEGELSRVLPATPLSVSYLRSHELQEAYKAVSGNKLPEAEVLFRSLLHQLVLTPAASDAEASEIAQLISQCREYLVGIAIELERRALAAAEPDNVARNVELAALFTHVQMQPQHQMLALRIAMMEARRVGNLAMAGHFARRLIELQPPAKVVQVAQQILALSDRQPRDAVPVPGYSTHEAVYVVCAGSHTLIPNGGAGAIEDPLTGAKYLPEYAGSLCTVSQISEVGRLATGLRSVA; from the exons ATGCAGATGCTGACCAAG TTTGAGTCGAAATCGAATCGGGTCAAGGGCATTGCGTTCCACCCGAAGCTTCCGCTGctggccgcgtcgctgcacaATGGCTCGATCCAGCTGTGGAACTACCAGACGGGCACCATCTAcgatcgcctcgaggagcacgagGGCCCGGTGCGTGGCGTGAGCTTCCACCCCACGCAGCCGCTGCTTGTGAGTGGTGGTGACGACTACAAGGTCAAGGTGTGGAACCACAAGACGGGCAAGGTCCTCTTTACCCTGCACGGGCACCTCGACTATGTGCGCACTGTCTACTTCCACCACGAGCACCCGTGGATCATCAGTGCATCGGATGACCAGACGATCCGTATCTGGAACTGGCAGAGCCGCACGTGTATCGCGATCCTCACCGGCCACAACCACTATGTGATGTGCGCGCAGTTCCACCCCCACGAAGACCTGATCGTGTCGGCGTCCATGGACCAGACCGTGCGTGTATGGGACTTTTCCGCGCTCAAGCAAAAGTCGACCACCGCACAGCCCatgtcgctcgacgagcagatCGCGCGCGCGAACAGCGCGCAGATGGACCTGTTTGGCAATATGGACGTCATTGTCAAGTACGTCCTCGAGGGCCACGACCGCGGCGTGAACTGGGCCACTTTCCAccccgcgctgccgctcaTCGTgtccgcgagcgacgaccgcCAAGTCAAGCTCTGGCGTATGTCCGAGACCAAGGCGTGGGAAGTCGATACGTGCCGCGGCCACTACAACAATgtgtcggcggcgctctttCATCCCCACAGCGAGCTGATTCTGTCGGCTTCGGAGGACAAGACGATTCGAGTGTGGGACATGGGCAAGCGCACGGCTGTGCAGACCTTCCGCCGCGAGCACGACCGCTTCTGGGTGCTGACGTCGCACCCCCGTGTGAACCTCTTTGCGGCGGGCCACGACAGCGGTTTGATCGTCTTtaagctcgagcgcgagcgcccgCCGTTTGCGCTGCACAACAATGTCCTGTACTATGTGCGCAACAAGCAagtgcgcacgctcgacttTGCCTCTGGCAAGGACCAGGCGGTGCTGAGCAtcaagcgcctcggcaaccAGTACGTGCAGCCCCGCGCGCTGAGCTTCAACCCTGCCGAGCGCTCGGTGATTGtcacgtcgacgagcggcgacaGCGGCGTGTTTGACATTGCGCCCCTGCCGCATACCCCCCCGGCGGAGCTGCAGGAATCCGGCTCGGTTGGCAAGCGTGGTCAAGGTGCGAGTGCGCTGTTTGTCGCGCGCAACCGCTTTGCGGTGCTCCTCAAGCCGACACACTCGGTCGAGATCCGCGATCTGTCGAACAATGTCGTCAAGACGGTCACCCTTCCCGACGAGGTCCAGGACATTTTCCcgggcggcacgtcgcacATTGTCTTTAGCACCCCGACGTCGGTCGCGCTCTTTGACACGCAGCAGCAGACCGTCACGGCTGAGCTGCCGAGTGCCGCGGTGAAGTACGTCGTCTGGTCTCCGGATGGCTCGAtggccgcgctgctcagCAAGCACACCATCACTCTGACGAACAAGACCTTTACCACTTCCCACGTCCTCCACGAAACGATCCGTATCAAGAGTGCGGCGTGggacgcgagcggcgtcttGCTGTACAGCACGCTCAACCATATCAAGTATGCGCTTCCCCAGGGCGATACCGGCATTAtcaagacgctcgagcagccCGTGTACCTCACGCGCGCTAACGGGCCGGTTGTCAACTGCCTCGACCGCCAGGCGTGCCCGCGGACGATCCAGATCGACCCGACCGAGTACCGTTTcaagctcgcgctgctccaggAGCGCTATGACGAGGTGCTGAGCATCATCAAGACCTCGCGCTTGGTCGGCCAGTCGATCATTGCGTACCTGCAAAAGAAGGGCTACCCCGAGATCGCTTTGCACTTTGTGCAGGACAAGACCACGCGCTTCGACCTCGCGGTCGAGTGCGGCAACCTCGacgtggcgctcgagacggccgaggcgatcaACGTGCCCGAGATCTGGGCGCGCCTGGGAGAGACGGCACTgaagctcggcgaccaccgcatcgtcgagcgcgcctaCCAAAAGAACAAGGACTTTGACCAGCTCTCCTTCCTCTACCTCATTACCGGCAACACGGAGAAGCTCAGCAAGATGGCGAcgatcgccgagcgccgcggcaatGCCCAGAGCATGTACCACAATGCGATCTatgccgacgacgccgcgacgcaggcaCGCGTGCTTagcggcgccggcctcgacgcgcttgcgTTTATCGCTGCGCAGAacgcaggcgacgccgcgctcgccgccgagatcGCAGAAAGCGCGGGCATCGACAGCGCaacggcctcggcggcgctcgcgacgagcgcgccggacgcgccggGCCTGCCTCCGGTCGTCACCGAGAGCTTCCAGCTGAACTGGCCGCTGGTCGACACGCAGGAGAACTACTTTGACCAGATCCTCGCGGCGaacgccgacggcggcgtgaTCTTTGAGGACAATGCGGTGGATGCGCCGGCCCACGACCTCGACTCGtggctcgacggcgacgcgctccacgACGCGGAAGAAGAGCTCGCTGAagacgccgcggcgctcgacattggcgacgcggacgaggcctgggacctcgacgagtcaaccgtcgcgccggccgaagaggagctcggccagcacattgcgccgctcgtcgacgcgcacgccctcgAGGGCTTTGCGCCAGGTAGTGCCGAGAGCGAGCACTGGCTGCGCAACTCGCCTGTCGCCGCGGACCTCGCTGCGGCTGGTGCGTTTGAtacggcgctgcagctgctcagCCGCCAGGCGGGCATCGTGGcctttgcgccgctgcgcccgctCCTCTGGCGTGCGTACGCGTGTGCGCGGGCGGTTGTGCCGggtgcgccgggcgcccCGCCGCTTGTCCTGCACCTGCGTCGCAACAACGAGGCGAGCGAAGGCGAGCTAAGCCGTGTGCTCCCCGCAACGCCGCTCTCGGTGTCGTACCTGCGCTcgcacgagctgcaggagGCGTACAAGGCCGTGAGCGGCAACAAGCtgcccgaggccgaggtgcttTTCCGCTCGCTCCTGCACCAGCTCGTACTGACGCCTGCCGCGAGCGatgccgaggcgagcgagaTTGCGCAGCTCATTAGCCAGTGCCGCGAGTACCTCGTCGGCATTGCgatcgagctcgagcgccgtgcgctcgccgctgctgAGCCGGACAATGTCGCGCGCAacgtcgagcttgcggcgctctttACGCATGTGCAGATGCAGCCGCAGCACCAgatgctcgcgctgcgtatCGCCATGATGgaggcacgccgcgtcggcaaCCTCGCGATGGCCGGCCactttgcgcgccgcctgatTGAGCTGCAGCCTCCGGCCAAGGTcgtgcaggtcgcgcagcagatcCTCGCACTCAGCGACCGCCagccgcgcgatgcggtgccggtgccgggcTACTCGACGCACGAGGCAGTGTACGTCGTGTGTGCGGGCAGCCATACGTTGATTCCGAACGGCGGTGCAGGTGCGATTGAGGACCCGCTTACGGGTGCCAAGTACCTGCCCGAGTATGCGGGATCCCTGTGCACCGTGAGCCAGATCAGCGAGGTCGGCCGGCTTGCGACGGGTCTCCGGAGTGTCGCGTAG